The Streptomyces aurantiacus genome includes a region encoding these proteins:
- a CDS encoding LuxR C-terminal-related transcriptional regulator — protein sequence MVRIRVLVVDDHRIFAESLAAALAAEPDVDVSAAGSGPAALRCLERAVAEGRRFDVLLVDADLGGNVPGARPAVPVHDSNEEGLVDGISLVAGVRSGQPGVRTVVLAEKDDSRRAALALQAGASGWVAKDCSLSRLLTVIRGVLRDETHLPPALLTGVLRELTAARKHRTESERLVESLTPREREVLRCMVAGLGRKAVAERLFLSPHTVRTHMQNVLGKLGVHSTLAAVALARRAGVGPVDLTRDVVERGGQLA from the coding sequence GTGGTTCGCATCCGTGTCCTGGTCGTCGACGACCACCGTATCTTCGCCGAGTCGCTCGCAGCCGCCCTGGCGGCGGAGCCCGACGTCGACGTCTCCGCGGCCGGCAGCGGCCCCGCCGCGCTGCGCTGCCTGGAGCGGGCGGTCGCGGAAGGCCGCAGATTCGACGTGCTGCTCGTCGACGCCGACCTCGGCGGCAACGTGCCGGGCGCCCGCCCTGCCGTGCCCGTGCACGACAGCAACGAAGAAGGCCTGGTCGACGGCATCTCGCTGGTGGCGGGCGTCCGTTCGGGCCAGCCCGGCGTCCGTACCGTCGTGCTCGCCGAGAAGGACGATTCGCGCCGAGCGGCACTCGCGCTCCAGGCGGGCGCCTCGGGCTGGGTCGCCAAGGACTGTTCGCTGTCCCGGCTGCTGACCGTCATCCGGGGTGTGCTGCGGGACGAGACGCACCTGCCGCCCGCCCTGCTCACCGGCGTCCTGCGTGAACTGACCGCCGCCCGCAAGCACCGCACCGAGAGCGAGCGGCTGGTGGAGTCGCTGACCCCGCGCGAGCGCGAGGTGCTGCGCTGCATGGTGGCCGGACTCGGGCGCAAGGCCGTAGCCGAGCGGCTGTTCCTCTCCCCGCACACGGTCCGCACCCACATGCAGAACGTGCTGGGGAAACTGGGCGTGCACTCGACGCTGGCGGCCGTGGCGCTGGCCCGCCGTGCCGGGGTCGGTCCGGTCGACCTAACCCGGGATGTTGTCGAACGGGGCGGTCAACTGGCGTAG
- a CDS encoding GNAT family N-acetyltransferase has product MVSRMFRIETEVDKERSQFLRSRLREGNTAASPVLRSLRGTPGEREVPLQVWALEEDGRVAGGLVGHTWATWLHVAYLWVDERHRGSGLGSHLLSRAEDLAHSSRGCRAVRLETWDFQAPDFYRKQGYEVVCVVPDYPPGITEYTLTKRLP; this is encoded by the coding sequence ATGGTGAGCCGTATGTTTCGTATTGAGACAGAAGTCGACAAAGAGCGTAGCCAATTCCTGCGATCACGGCTGCGGGAGGGCAATACGGCCGCTTCTCCCGTGCTGCGTTCGCTGCGCGGAACGCCTGGTGAACGGGAAGTTCCGCTCCAGGTCTGGGCGTTGGAGGAGGACGGCCGGGTCGCCGGCGGGCTGGTCGGGCACACCTGGGCGACGTGGCTCCATGTCGCCTACCTGTGGGTCGACGAACGCCATCGCGGGTCCGGGCTCGGGTCGCATCTGCTGTCCCGGGCGGAAGATCTGGCGCACTCGTCACGGGGTTGCCGGGCCGTGCGCCTGGAGACGTGGGACTTCCAGGCGCCGGACTTCTACCGCAAACAGGGCTACGAGGTGGTGTGCGTGGTCCCCGACTATCCGCCGGGGATCACGGAGTACACGCTGACGAAGCGGCTGCCCTGA
- the galK gene encoding galactokinase produces the protein MGVRAARRAAEHREVEGAVVAAEQAEQQVRDGFEKLYGTAPDGIWAAPGRVNLIGEYTDFNEGFVMPLALPHTAVAAVSRRDDGVLRIHSADIEGPVVELHVDELAPLTNTSWAAYPAGVVWVLREAGHAVTGADIHLASTVPTGAGLSSSAALEVVTALALNDLFGLGLTGPELARAAQRAENDFVGVPCGVMDQTASACCTEGNALHLDCRDLSIRQVPFDLPAQGLQLLVVDSRVKHALGDGAYAERREGCEEGARQLGVPFLRDLPHEDLDAALARLSDERVRRYVRHVVSDDHRVEQVIALLDAGDVRAIGPVLTAGHASLRDDLRISCPELDLVVSTANQAGALGARMTGGGFGGSAVVLVEAADADTVTKAVEEAFAAAGYTAPRVFPAVPSAGARRVA, from the coding sequence ATGGGAGTTCGCGCAGCACGTCGCGCAGCAGAGCACCGCGAAGTCGAAGGAGCAGTAGTGGCGGCAGAGCAGGCGGAGCAGCAGGTCCGTGACGGCTTCGAGAAGCTGTACGGTACGGCCCCCGACGGGATCTGGGCGGCCCCCGGCCGGGTCAACCTGATCGGCGAGTACACCGACTTCAACGAGGGCTTCGTCATGCCGCTCGCGCTGCCGCACACCGCGGTCGCGGCGGTCTCGCGACGCGACGACGGCGTGCTGCGCATCCACTCGGCGGACATCGAGGGCCCCGTCGTCGAACTGCACGTCGACGAGCTGGCGCCACTGACGAACACGAGCTGGGCGGCCTACCCCGCGGGTGTCGTCTGGGTCCTGCGCGAGGCGGGTCACGCCGTCACCGGCGCGGACATCCACCTCGCGTCGACGGTCCCGACGGGCGCCGGCCTGTCCTCCTCGGCGGCGCTCGAGGTGGTCACGGCACTGGCCCTGAACGACCTGTTCGGCCTCGGGCTCACCGGCCCCGAGCTGGCCCGCGCCGCGCAGCGCGCGGAGAACGACTTCGTGGGCGTGCCCTGCGGGGTCATGGACCAGACGGCGTCCGCCTGCTGCACGGAGGGCAACGCCCTGCACCTAGACTGCCGCGACCTGTCGATCCGGCAGGTCCCGTTCGACCTGCCGGCCCAGGGGCTGCAACTGCTGGTCGTCGACAGCCGGGTGAAGCACGCGCTGGGCGACGGCGCGTACGCGGAGCGGCGGGAGGGCTGCGAGGAGGGGGCGCGACAGCTCGGCGTCCCCTTCCTGCGGGACCTTCCCCACGAGGACCTCGACGCGGCCCTCGCCCGTCTCTCCGACGAGCGGGTACGGCGATACGTGCGGCACGTGGTCTCGGACGACCACCGGGTCGAGCAGGTCATCGCGCTCCTCGACGCGGGGGACGTCCGTGCGATCGGGCCCGTCCTGACGGCCGGCCACGCCTCACTGCGCGACGATCTGCGCATCTCGTGCCCGGAGCTGGACCTCGTCGTCTCCACGGCGAACCAGGCCGGGGCTCTCGGGGCCCGTATGACGGGCGGCGGTTTCGGGGGCTCGGCGGTCGTGCTGGTCGAGGCCGCGGACGCGGACACGGTCACCAAGGCGGTCGAGGAAGCGTTCGCGGCGGCGGGGTACACCGCGCCGCGGGTGTTCCCCGCGGTGCCGTCCGCGGGGGCCCGGCGGGTGGCCTGA
- the galE gene encoding UDP-glucose 4-epimerase GalE yields MSGKYLVTGGAGYVGSVVAQHLLEAGHEVTVLDNLSTGFREGVPAGASFVEGDIRDAAKWLDDSFDAVLHFAAFSQVGESVVKPEKYWDNNVGGTMALLAAMRETGVRKLVFSSTAATYGEPETTPIVESAPTSPTNPYGASKLAVDHMITGEAAAHGLAAVSLRYFNVAGAYGSCGERHDPESHLIPLVLQVAQGRRDAISVYGDDYPTPDGTCVRDYIHVADLAEAHLLAVAAAQPGEHLICNLGNGNGFSVREVVETVRKVTGHAIPEVAAPRRAGDPAVLVASAATARERLGWNPSRADLAGIVADAWEFAQHVAQQSTAKSKEQ; encoded by the coding sequence ATGAGCGGGAAGTACCTGGTCACCGGCGGTGCGGGCTATGTGGGCAGTGTGGTCGCCCAGCACCTGCTGGAGGCGGGCCACGAGGTGACCGTCCTCGACAACCTCTCCACCGGATTCCGCGAGGGCGTCCCGGCGGGCGCCTCGTTCGTCGAGGGCGACATCCGCGACGCCGCCAAGTGGCTGGACGACTCCTTCGACGCCGTGCTGCACTTCGCCGCGTTCTCGCAGGTCGGCGAGTCGGTCGTGAAGCCCGAGAAGTACTGGGACAACAACGTCGGCGGCACGATGGCACTGCTCGCCGCCATGCGCGAGACGGGCGTCCGCAAGCTGGTCTTCTCCTCCACGGCGGCGACGTACGGCGAGCCGGAGACGACCCCGATCGTCGAGTCCGCGCCGACGTCCCCGACGAACCCATACGGCGCCTCGAAGCTCGCCGTCGACCACATGATCACGGGTGAGGCGGCCGCGCACGGCCTGGCCGCCGTCTCGCTGCGCTACTTCAACGTGGCGGGCGCGTACGGCTCCTGCGGTGAGCGGCACGACCCCGAGTCGCACCTCATCCCGCTCGTCCTCCAGGTCGCCCAGGGCCGCCGCGACGCCATCTCCGTCTACGGCGACGACTACCCGACGCCCGACGGCACCTGCGTCCGCGACTACATCCACGTGGCCGACCTCGCGGAGGCCCACCTGCTGGCGGTCGCCGCCGCGCAGCCGGGCGAGCACCTGATCTGCAACCTCGGCAACGGCAACGGCTTCTCGGTCCGCGAGGTCGTCGAGACGGTCCGCAAGGTGACCGGGCACGCGATCCCCGAGGTCGCGGCCCCGCGCAGGGCCGGCGACCCGGCGGTCCTCGTCGCCTCCGCGGCCACGGCCCGCGAGCGACTCGGCTGGAACCCGTCCCGCGCGGACCTCGCGGGAATCGTCGCGGACGCATGGGAGTTCGCGCAGCACGTCGCGCAGCAGAGCACCGCGAAGTCGAAGGAGCAGTAG
- the galT gene encoding galactose-1-phosphate uridylyltransferase — translation MKKTSTRLADGRELIYYDSRDDTVRDAVDRRPLDRTVTTSEVRRDPLLGDAVAIASHRQGRTYHPPADECPLCPSEGDRLSEIPDSSYDVAVFENRFPSLAGDSGRCEVVCFTSDHDVSFAGLTEEQAGLVLEAWTDRTAELSNLPSVEQVFCFENRGAEIGVTLGHPHGQIYAYPFTTPRTALMLRSLAAHKEATGGENLFDAVLERELAGERVVLETEHWVAFVPYTAHWPYEVHLYPRRRVADLLGLDEDARTEFPKVYLELLRRFDRIFGEGEPPTPYISAWHQAPFGTLEEFDGVVREDFALHLELFTIRRTSGKLKFLAGSESGMSVFINDVPPESAAQRLREVASS, via the coding sequence GTGAAGAAGACCTCGACCCGGCTGGCCGACGGTCGCGAGCTCATCTACTACGACTCGCGCGACGACACGGTGCGCGACGCGGTGGACCGGCGCCCGCTCGACCGGACGGTCACCACCTCGGAGGTACGGCGCGACCCGCTCCTCGGTGACGCGGTGGCCATCGCCTCGCACCGTCAGGGCCGCACCTACCACCCGCCGGCGGACGAGTGCCCGCTGTGCCCCTCCGAAGGCGACCGGCTCAGCGAGATCCCGGACTCCTCGTACGACGTCGCGGTGTTCGAGAACCGCTTCCCGTCGCTGGCCGGGGACTCCGGCCGGTGCGAGGTCGTCTGCTTCACCTCGGACCACGACGTCTCCTTCGCCGGTCTCACCGAGGAGCAGGCGGGCCTGGTCCTGGAGGCGTGGACCGACCGCACGGCCGAGCTGTCCAACCTCCCCTCCGTGGAGCAGGTGTTCTGCTTCGAGAACCGCGGCGCCGAGATCGGCGTGACCCTCGGCCACCCGCACGGCCAGATCTACGCGTACCCCTTCACCACGCCGCGGACGGCCCTGATGCTCCGCTCGCTGGCGGCGCACAAGGAGGCCACGGGCGGGGAGAACCTCTTCGACGCCGTGCTGGAGCGGGAGCTGGCCGGCGAGCGGGTCGTGCTGGAGACCGAGCACTGGGTGGCCTTCGTGCCGTACACCGCGCACTGGCCGTACGAGGTGCACCTCTACCCGCGCCGCCGGGTCGCGGACCTGCTGGGCCTCGACGAGGACGCGCGCACAGAGTTCCCCAAGGTCTATCTGGAACTGTTGAGGCGCTTCGACCGGATCTTCGGCGAAGGTGAGCCTCCGACGCCGTACATCTCGGCCTGGCACCAGGCGCCGTTCGGCACGCTGGAGGAGTTCGACGGTGTGGTGCGTGAGGACTTCGCCCTCCACCTCGAGCTTTTCACCATCCGCCGTACGTCCGGCAAGCTGAAGTTCCTCGCGGGTTCCGAGTCCGGCATGAGTGTGTTCATCAACGACGTGCCGCCGGAGTCCGCGGCCCAGCGACTGCGAGAGGTAGCGAGTTCATGA
- a CDS encoding helix-turn-helix transcriptional regulator — translation MGVRLMVVDDHRLLAEALASALKLRGHRVLAAAAPAAGAAELVITRAPEVCLLGTASPAEPGIFDPIVKIKRERPQVAVLVLGPVPNPRGIAAAFAAGASGYVRHDERIEGVERAIMKARAGEAAVAPQLLQGAFSELLNPAAQPDDEGQRLLQMLTPREVEVLVRVADGEDTRLIAAGMGIAPSTARTHVQRVLMKLGVGSRLEAAALAARTGLLDRAGPVPSHSVPEAGPGQDA, via the coding sequence ATGGGAGTGCGGCTCATGGTGGTCGACGACCACCGACTGCTCGCCGAGGCACTGGCCTCGGCCCTGAAGCTGCGCGGGCACCGGGTGCTGGCAGCGGCCGCGCCCGCCGCGGGGGCGGCGGAGCTGGTGATCACCAGGGCGCCGGAGGTGTGCCTGCTGGGCACGGCTTCGCCCGCCGAACCGGGCATCTTCGATCCGATCGTGAAGATCAAGCGGGAGCGGCCGCAGGTCGCGGTGCTGGTCCTCGGACCGGTGCCCAACCCGCGGGGCATCGCCGCCGCGTTCGCCGCCGGTGCCTCCGGTTACGTACGGCACGACGAGCGGATAGAAGGGGTCGAGCGGGCCATCATGAAGGCCCGCGCGGGGGAGGCGGCCGTGGCGCCCCAGCTCCTGCAGGGTGCCTTCAGCGAGCTCCTCAACCCGGCCGCGCAGCCCGACGACGAGGGCCAGCGGCTGCTCCAGATGCTGACGCCGCGGGAGGTGGAGGTACTGGTGCGGGTGGCCGACGGCGAGGACACACGGCTCATCGCGGCGGGCATGGGCATAGCTCCCAGCACCGCGCGCACCCACGTACAGCGCGTGCTGATGAAGCTGGGCGTCGGGTCCCGGCTGGAGGCCGCCGCGCTGGCGGCCCGGACCGGCCTGCTCGACCGGGCGGGCCCGGTGCCTTCGCACTCGGTGCCGGAAGCGGGGCCGGGGCAGGACGCCTAG
- a CDS encoding outer membrane protein assembly factor BamB family protein, whose translation MSQPPPPPPNQPPQGGGFGAPQDPPPGGFGPPTPPAGPPAGPPQQPQPGYGYPQAPPQAPQTPPPAAPAGPPQQPYGYPQGPGAPQGAPQQPPAQPGYGYPGQQPAQPGYGYPGQQPPYGYPQPSTMPMQPQAPQGRRKLNAQAAIIVAAVVAIALIVGGGVMYAKSSDKGDDKDTSAGSGGTEGKNDNEGGEDVGGGGGTEKVPSSTSAKVLFQVPAAEVPKKDVWSVAGSWLTDKVYAKSGVSEVVGYDPDSGKESWTLPLSGLTCAGSPEITKDGVAVVVAEDAKRTKANPYPDCTEVTAFDLDTGKELWTKSVAPGGGEKTAFKEVSITGTTVAAGSGLNGGAAFDISNGKILWQPKVGSCEDVGYAGGEQLVAVRKCGDYGNEKYEVQQLDPKSGTVKWSYKLPDGIDNAKVISTKPVVFGVDSGEITASGATDVFSLDDSGKLRAKITLEDGKYEHDCGVNAVHNCKAIAVGNDKLYVPTKQHEGAKQYSRVNEIVSFSLATGKPTSDRADAGEGYEIFPIRMDGSNVIAYKNGPYDKGSQVVSIDGKSFKETKLLETPATDQVRSAISGMVPKSSEMRYTGGRLFMAEDLISAPYSADEKDYAAIGFGAK comes from the coding sequence ATGAGCCAGCCGCCGCCCCCGCCGCCCAACCAGCCGCCCCAGGGAGGCGGTTTCGGCGCCCCGCAGGACCCGCCTCCCGGCGGGTTCGGCCCGCCCACACCGCCGGCCGGTCCGCCCGCCGGGCCCCCGCAGCAACCGCAGCCGGGCTACGGCTATCCGCAGGCCCCGCCGCAGGCGCCCCAGACCCCGCCCCCGGCCGCGCCGGCCGGCCCGCCGCAGCAGCCGTACGGATACCCGCAGGGCCCCGGGGCGCCGCAGGGTGCCCCGCAGCAGCCGCCGGCCCAGCCCGGCTACGGCTACCCGGGCCAGCAGCCCGCGCAGCCCGGCTACGGCTATCCGGGGCAGCAGCCCCCGTACGGCTACCCGCAGCCGAGCACCATGCCGATGCAGCCGCAGGCTCCGCAGGGCAGGCGGAAGCTCAACGCCCAGGCGGCCATCATCGTCGCGGCCGTCGTGGCGATCGCGCTCATCGTCGGCGGCGGCGTCATGTACGCGAAGTCGTCCGACAAGGGCGACGACAAGGACACGTCCGCGGGCTCCGGCGGCACCGAGGGCAAGAACGACAACGAGGGCGGCGAAGACGTCGGCGGAGGCGGCGGGACGGAGAAGGTGCCGTCCAGCACCAGCGCCAAGGTCCTCTTCCAGGTCCCGGCGGCCGAGGTCCCCAAGAAGGACGTCTGGAGCGTCGCGGGCTCCTGGCTGACGGACAAGGTGTACGCCAAGTCGGGCGTCAGCGAGGTCGTCGGCTACGACCCGGACAGCGGCAAGGAGTCCTGGACGCTGCCGCTCTCCGGCCTGACCTGCGCCGGGTCCCCCGAGATCACCAAGGACGGCGTCGCCGTGGTGGTCGCCGAGGACGCCAAGCGCACCAAGGCCAACCCGTACCCGGACTGCACCGAGGTCACCGCCTTCGACCTGGACACCGGCAAGGAGCTCTGGACGAAGTCCGTCGCTCCGGGCGGCGGTGAGAAGACGGCATTCAAGGAAGTCAGCATCACCGGCACCACCGTCGCGGCGGGCTCCGGCCTCAACGGCGGCGCCGCCTTCGACATCAGCAACGGCAAGATCCTGTGGCAGCCGAAGGTCGGCAGCTGCGAGGACGTCGGCTACGCCGGCGGCGAGCAGCTGGTCGCCGTCCGCAAGTGCGGTGACTACGGCAACGAGAAGTACGAGGTCCAGCAGCTGGACCCGAAGTCGGGCACCGTCAAGTGGAGCTACAAGCTCCCCGACGGCATCGACAACGCCAAGGTCATCTCCACCAAGCCGGTCGTCTTCGGCGTGGACTCGGGCGAGATCACCGCGTCCGGCGCGACGGACGTCTTCTCGCTGGACGACAGCGGCAAGCTGCGCGCGAAGATCACGCTGGAGGACGGCAAGTACGAGCACGACTGCGGCGTGAACGCCGTCCACAACTGCAAGGCCATCGCGGTCGGCAACGACAAGCTGTACGTGCCGACCAAGCAGCACGAGGGCGCCAAGCAGTACAGCAGGGTCAACGAGATCGTGTCCTTCTCGCTGGCCACGGGCAAGCCCACGAGCGACCGGGCCGACGCCGGCGAGGGCTACGAGATCTTCCCGATCCGTATGGACGGCAGCAACGTCATCGCGTACAAGAACGGCCCCTACGACAAGGGTTCGCAGGTCGTCTCCATCGATGGCAAGTCCTTCAAGGAGACCAAGCTCCTGGAGACCCCGGCCACCGACCAGGTCCGCAGCGCCATCAGCGGCATGGTGCCGAAGTCCTCGGAGATGCGGTACACCGGCGGCCGGCTCTTCATGGCCGAGGATCTGATCAGCGCCCCGTACTCCGCAGACGAGAAGGACTACGCGGCGATCGGGTTCGGCGCCAAGTAG
- a CDS encoding outer membrane protein assembly factor BamB family protein: protein MTQPPKEPPQGGFGAPQDQPPQGGFGPPQDPPAATPAPPAQPPAAPPPPQGAPQTPPGSGYGYPQQPGPYGQPQQPGPYAPQGPYGQQPGPYTQPGPYGQPQQPGPYGQQPGYGYPTQPQFPGGPGTPPGGGSRSPFKGKPAVIIGAALAAVLVIGGTVWAVAGNGDDDKKKPVADKSQDAKPSGSDAPVNPGDGNGDGNAGTEDLNEGRQAGESKVLWYKEAPDAPGSGADAPGMWITDKVAAKAAYKQLFAYNVGDGEVSWPAITFPQPICAASKQKTSDDKVFVAYKEGTKDAAECNQLVEVDLATGEKGWTKEIPEGDLFDSSLTLSLNIVGDTLMVGRSMSGVGYDTGSGDKLFDKKKYGSACFPSAFTGGSRLLSLASCGAGGDDEHDEVQELDPATGKAKWTKKIPKGWRVERAYSVDPVVLYLTNEDKKQWNVTALKNDGTARSQLDVDESFAPECGWAILSRDLQGCEGVTADANTLYLPTEAKSGANEIVAVSLDTGKEKWRAKSPAAESMVPLKLDGTNLVAYVQPSYDAGGRIVSIPTGGGSHTPKTLLQNPQGAADIENGFFSKAVDFVDGRFFLSTTRLTGNDESKEKLMLAYGK from the coding sequence ATGACTCAGCCGCCCAAGGAGCCGCCGCAGGGCGGGTTCGGAGCGCCGCAGGACCAGCCGCCGCAGGGCGGCTTCGGCCCGCCGCAGGACCCGCCGGCGGCCACGCCTGCGCCGCCCGCCCAGCCGCCGGCGGCCCCGCCGCCCCCGCAGGGTGCTCCGCAGACCCCACCGGGATCCGGTTACGGCTACCCGCAGCAGCCGGGCCCGTACGGTCAGCCGCAGCAGCCCGGGCCGTACGCCCCGCAGGGGCCCTACGGCCAGCAGCCGGGCCCGTACACACAGCCCGGCCCGTACGGACAGCCGCAGCAGCCGGGGCCCTACGGACAGCAGCCCGGATACGGGTACCCGACGCAGCCGCAGTTCCCGGGCGGACCCGGCACTCCGCCGGGGGGCGGCTCGCGCAGCCCCTTCAAGGGGAAGCCCGCCGTGATCATCGGGGCGGCGCTGGCCGCGGTGCTCGTCATCGGCGGCACCGTGTGGGCCGTCGCCGGCAACGGCGACGACGACAAGAAGAAGCCCGTCGCCGACAAGAGCCAGGACGCCAAGCCCTCCGGCTCGGACGCGCCGGTCAACCCCGGTGACGGCAACGGTGACGGCAACGCCGGGACCGAGGACCTCAACGAGGGCCGCCAAGCGGGCGAGTCGAAGGTGCTCTGGTACAAGGAGGCGCCCGACGCCCCCGGTTCCGGAGCCGACGCCCCCGGCATGTGGATCACGGACAAGGTCGCCGCGAAGGCCGCGTACAAGCAGCTCTTCGCCTACAACGTCGGTGACGGCGAGGTCAGCTGGCCCGCGATCACCTTCCCGCAGCCGATCTGTGCCGCCTCCAAGCAGAAGACCTCCGACGACAAGGTCTTCGTGGCGTACAAGGAAGGCACCAAGGACGCCGCCGAGTGCAACCAGCTCGTGGAGGTCGACCTCGCGACCGGTGAGAAGGGCTGGACCAAGGAGATCCCGGAGGGGGACCTGTTCGACAGCTCCCTCACCCTCAGCCTGAACATCGTCGGGGACACCCTGATGGTCGGCCGCTCCATGTCCGGCGTCGGCTACGACACGGGCAGCGGCGACAAGCTCTTCGACAAGAAGAAGTATGGTTCCGCCTGCTTCCCGTCGGCGTTCACCGGCGGCTCCAGGCTGCTCTCCCTCGCATCCTGCGGTGCGGGCGGCGACGACGAGCACGACGAGGTGCAGGAGCTCGACCCGGCGACCGGCAAGGCCAAGTGGACCAAGAAGATCCCCAAGGGCTGGCGCGTCGAGCGCGCGTACTCCGTCGACCCCGTCGTCCTCTACCTCACCAACGAGGACAAGAAGCAGTGGAACGTCACCGCGCTGAAGAACGACGGCACGGCCCGTTCGCAGCTCGACGTGGACGAGTCGTTCGCGCCGGAGTGCGGCTGGGCGATCCTCTCGCGCGACCTCCAGGGCTGTGAGGGCGTGACGGCCGACGCCAACACCCTCTATCTGCCGACCGAGGCGAAGAGCGGCGCCAACGAGATCGTCGCGGTCAGCCTGGACACCGGCAAGGAGAAGTGGCGCGCCAAGTCCCCGGCGGCCGAGTCGATGGTGCCGCTGAAGCTCGACGGCACGAACCTCGTCGCGTACGTGCAGCCCTCGTACGACGCGGGCGGGCGGATCGTCTCGATCCCGACCGGCGGCGGCTCGCACACACCGAAGACGCTGTTGCAGAACCCGCAGGGTGCGGCGGACATCGAGAACGGTTTCTTCTCGAAGGCCGTCGACTTCGTGGACGGGCGCTTCTTCCTCTCCACCACCCGGCTGACGGGCAACGACGAGTCGAAGGAGAAGTTGATGCTGGCCTACGGCAAGTGA
- a CDS encoding ABC-F family ATP-binding cassette domain-containing protein, which yields MAVNLVNVEAVSKVYGTRALLDGVSLGVSEGDRIGVVGRNGDGKTTLIRMLAKLEEADTGRVTHSGGLHVGVLTQHDSLDPKATVRHEVIRDMADHEWAGNAKIRDVLTGLFGGLDLPGFPQGLDTVIEPLSGGERRRIALAKLLIDEQDLIVLDEPTNHLDVEGISWLAQHLRERRSALVCVTHDRWFLDQVCTRMWDVQKGDVYEYEGGYTDYVFARAERERIAATEETKRQNLVRKELAWLRRGAPARTSKPRFRVEAANELIADVPPPRDSSELMKFASTRLGKTVFELEDVTVQAGPKVLLKHLTWQLGPGDRIGLVGVNGAGKTSLLRAMADAARSDGEKQPVAGRVVTGRTVKLAYLSQEVSELDPNLRVLQAVQAVRDRVDLGKGREMTAGQLCETFGFNKEKQWTPVGDLSGGERRRLQLLRLLMDEPNVLFLDEPTNDLDIETLTQLEDLLDGWPGSMVVISHDRFFIERTTDRVFALLGDATLRMLPRGIDEYLERRRRMEETAAASAPAPVAEKSASSADARAAKKELQKIERQLDKISDKESRLHTQIADNATDFGKVAKLDSDLRELATEREELEMRWLELADDA from the coding sequence ATGGCCGTCAATCTGGTCAATGTCGAGGCAGTCAGCAAGGTGTACGGAACCCGTGCGCTGCTCGACGGAGTCTCCCTCGGCGTGTCCGAAGGGGACCGGATCGGGGTGGTCGGCCGCAACGGTGACGGCAAGACCACGCTGATCCGGATGCTCGCCAAGCTCGAGGAGGCCGACACCGGGCGCGTCACGCACTCGGGCGGCCTGCACGTCGGCGTGCTCACCCAGCACGACTCCCTCGACCCGAAGGCCACCGTCCGCCACGAGGTCATCCGGGACATGGCCGACCACGAGTGGGCGGGCAACGCCAAGATCAGGGACGTCCTGACGGGCCTGTTCGGCGGGCTCGACCTGCCCGGCTTCCCGCAGGGCCTCGACACCGTGATCGAACCGCTCTCCGGCGGCGAACGGCGGCGCATCGCGCTGGCCAAGCTGCTCATCGACGAGCAGGACCTGATCGTCCTCGACGAGCCCACCAACCACCTCGACGTCGAGGGCATCTCCTGGCTGGCCCAGCACCTGCGCGAGCGCCGCTCGGCCCTCGTGTGCGTCACCCACGACCGCTGGTTCCTCGACCAGGTCTGCACGCGCATGTGGGACGTGCAGAAGGGAGACGTGTACGAGTACGAGGGCGGCTACACCGACTACGTCTTCGCGCGGGCCGAGCGGGAGCGCATCGCCGCCACCGAGGAGACCAAGCGGCAGAACCTCGTCCGCAAGGAGCTGGCCTGGCTGCGCCGCGGTGCCCCCGCCCGTACGTCCAAGCCGCGCTTCCGCGTCGAGGCCGCCAACGAACTGATCGCCGACGTGCCGCCGCCCCGGGACAGCAGCGAACTGATGAAGTTCGCCTCGACCCGGCTCGGCAAGACCGTCTTCGAACTGGAGGACGTCACCGTCCAGGCCGGGCCCAAGGTGCTCCTCAAGCACCTGACCTGGCAGCTCGGACCGGGGGACCGGATCGGCCTCGTCGGCGTGAACGGCGCCGGCAAGACCTCGCTGCTGCGCGCCATGGCCGACGCCGCCCGCTCCGACGGCGAGAAGCAGCCCGTCGCGGGCCGGGTCGTCACCGGCAGGACCGTCAAGCTCGCCTACCTCTCCCAGGAGGTCTCCGAACTCGACCCGAACCTGCGGGTGCTGCAGGCCGTCCAGGCGGTCCGCGACCGGGTCGACCTCGGCAAGGGCCGCGAGATGACGGCGGGCCAGCTCTGCGAGACCTTCGGCTTCAACAAGGAGAAGCAGTGGACGCCCGTCGGTGACCTGTCCGGCGGTGAGCGCCGCCGGCTCCAGCTGCTGCGGCTGCTGATGGACGAGCCGAACGTCCTGTTCCTCGACGAGCCGACGAACGACCTCGACATCGAGACCCTCACCCAGCTGGAGGACCTCCTCGACGGCTGGCCGGGGTCCATGGTCGTGATCTCCCACGACCGGTTCTTCATCGAGCGGACCACCGACCGGGTCTTCGCGCTCCTCGGCGACGCGACGCTGCGCATGCTGCCGCGCGGGATCGACGAGTACCTGGAGCGGCGGCGCCGCATGGAGGAGACCGCCGCGGCCTCGGCCCCGGCACCCGTCGCGGAGAAGAGCGCCTCCTCCGCCGACGCCCGCGCCGCGAAGAAGGAACTCCAGAAGATCGAGCGGCAGCTGGACAAGATCTCCGACAAGGAGAGCAGGCTGCACACCCAAATCGCCGACAATGCCACGGACTTCGGGAAAGTGGCGAAACTGGACTCCGACCTGCGTGAACTGGCCACTGAGCGCGAGGAGTTGGAGATGCGCTGGCTGGAGCTCGCAGACGACGCGTGA